A stretch of Candidatus Aegiribacteria sp. DNA encodes these proteins:
- a CDS encoding type II toxin-antitoxin system RelE/ParE family toxin, translated as MSFGVEYTSEFECWWNNLDCDEQDSVAVIVGLLEERGTGLGFPYSSGIKNSKFNHMRELRIQHAGDPYRILYAFDPRRNAVLLIGGSKTGTDRWYEEFVPKADRIYSDHLRALDKEKK; from the coding sequence ATGTCATTCGGAGTTGAATACACTTCTGAATTTGAGTGTTGGTGGAATAACCTTGATTGCGATGAGCAGGATTCTGTCGCAGTTATTGTGGGTTTGCTGGAAGAAAGAGGTACTGGACTTGGATTTCCTTACAGCTCAGGGATAAAGAATTCCAAGTTTAACCATATGAGAGAGTTGAGAATTCAACATGCTGGTGATCCCTATCGGATACTATATGCATTTGATCCGAGAAGGAATGCAGTTCTTTTAATAGGAGGTAGTAAGACCGGTACTGATAGATGGTATGAAGAGTTCGTTCCAAAGGCAGATAGGATCTATTCCGATCATTTGCGTGCACTAGATAAGGAGAAAAAATAA
- a CDS encoding helix-turn-helix domain-containing protein — translation MSKPFKNLVDKMSPERQARVKERTLELLYEMELSELRKALALTQTQLAETLKKKQASISKMEHQSDMFISTLREILNAMGANLKIIASFPEGDILINQFEEIRTGELEKIEPAKA, via the coding sequence ATGTCAAAACCTTTCAAGAACCTTGTAGACAAGATGTCTCCTGAAAGACAGGCAAGGGTTAAGGAAAGAACCCTTGAGCTTTTATATGAAATGGAGTTGAGCGAGCTCAGGAAAGCTTTAGCACTGACCCAAACGCAGCTTGCTGAAACTCTGAAAAAGAAACAGGCTTCTATTTCAAAAATGGAACATCAGTCAGATATGTTCATAAGTACTCTACGCGAAATTCTGAATGCAATGGGAGCAAATCTTAAAATCATCGCAAGTTTTCCTGAAGGTGATATCCTGATTAATCAGTTTGAGGAAATAAGAACTGGTGAACTCGAAAAGATTGAACCAGCAAAGGCATAG